A section of the Oreochromis niloticus isolate F11D_XX linkage group LG9, O_niloticus_UMD_NMBU, whole genome shotgun sequence genome encodes:
- the tfap2a gene encoding transcription factor AP-2-alpha isoform X2, translated as MKMLWKLTDNIKYEDCEDRHDGTSNGTARLPQLGSVGQSPYTSAPPLSHTPNSDFQPPYFPPPYQPIYPQSQDPYSHVNDPYSLNSLHAQPQPQHPGWPGQRQGQESGLLHQHRGLPHQLCREYRREVLLPSGHGIETGLSDSIPIHGIHQSLEDVQPVEDQGIHIPDQTVIKKGPVSLSKNNNVSAIPVNKDGLFGGVVNPNEVFCSVPGRLSLLSSTSKYKVTVAEVQRRLSPPECLNASLLGGVLRRAKSKNGGRSLREKLDKIGLNLPAGRRKAANVTLLTSLVEGEAVHLARDFGYVCETEFPAKAVAEYVNRQHSDPNEQVQRKNMLLATKQVCKEFTDLLSQDRSPLGNSRPQPILEPGIQSCLTHFSLISHGFGTPALCAAITALQNYLTEAIKAMDKMYLNNNPNSHSDNGTKGGDKDEKHRK; from the exons ATGAAAATGCTCTGGAAATTAACTGATAACATTAAATATGAAGACTGCGAG GATCGTCACGACGGCACCAGCAATGGGACAGCCAGGCTACCTCAGCTGGGCAGCGTGGGCCAGAGTCCCTACACGAGCGCCCCTCCGCTCTCCCACACACCGAACTCGGACTTCCAGCCCCCGTACTTTCCTCCACCCTACCAGCCCATCTACCCGCAGTCTCAGGACCCTTACTCGCACGTCAACGACCCATACTCCCTCAACTCCCTGCACGCCCAACCGCAGCCACAGCACCCGGGCTGGCCGGGCCAGAGGCAGGGTCAGGAGAGCGGCCTGCTGCATCAGCACCGCGGCCTGCCCCACCAGTTGTGCCGGGAGTATCGCAGGGAAGTGCTCCTGCCATCCGGCCACGGCATCGAAACGGGACTGTCGGACTCTATCCCTATCCATGGAATACACCAATCTTTAGAAGACGTGCAG CCTGTTGAGGATCAAGGAATTCACATCCCCGACCAGACTGTAATTAAAAAAG GTCCAGTGTCTTTATCCAAGAACAACAACGTCTCCGCAATCCCAGTAAATAAGGACGGTCTTTTCGGAGGGGTGGTTAACCCCAATGAGGTGTTCTGCTCAGTTCCGGGTCGCCTGTCCCTGCTCAGCTCCACATCAAAGTACAAGGTCACGGTGGCAGAGGTGCAGAGACGCCTCTCGCCGCCCGAGTGCCTCAACGCCTCTCTGCTGGGCGGGGTGCTGAGGAG GGCCAAGTCTAAGAACGGAGGAAGAAGCTTAAGGGAGAAGCTGGATAAAATCGGTTTGAATCTACCTGCGGGCAGACGCAAGGCAGCCAACGTAACCTTGTTGACGTCACTAGTCGAAG GCGAAGCGGTGCATCTTGCCAGGGATTTCGGTTATGTATGCGAGACCGAGTTTCCAGCCAAGGCAGTAGCTGAATATGTAAACCGTCAGCATTCCGACCCAAACGAACAAgtccaaagaaaaaacatgCTATTGGCCACGAA GCAAGTCTGCAAAGAGTTCACAGACCTGCTGTCCCAGGACCGCTCGCCGTTGGGAAACTCGCGGCCACAGCCCATTCTTGAACCGGGAATTCAAAGCTGTTTGACCCACTTCAGTCTAATTTCGCACGGTTTCGGAACCCCTGCACTGTGCGCGGCCATCACGGCCCTGCAGAACTATTTGACCGAGGCTATCAAAGCCATGGACAAAATGTACCTCAACAACAACCCCAACAGTCACTCAGATAACGGCACTAAAGGCGGAGACAAAGACGAGAAGCAcagaaagtga
- the tfap2a gene encoding transcription factor AP-2-alpha isoform X4, translating to MLVHSFSAMDRHDGTSNGTARLPQLGSVGQSPYTSAPPLSHTPNSDFQPPYFPPPYQPIYPQSQDPYSHVNDPYSLNSLHAQPQPQHPGWPGQRQGQESGLLHQHRGLPHQLCREYRREVLLPSGHGIETGLSDSIPIHGIHQSLEDVQPVEDQGIHIPDQTVIKKGPVSLSKNNNVSAIPVNKDGLFGGVVNPNEVFCSVPGRLSLLSSTSKYKVTVAEVQRRLSPPECLNASLLGGVLRRAKSKNGGRSLREKLDKIGLNLPAGRRKAANVTLLTSLVEGEAVHLARDFGYVCETEFPAKAVAEYVNRQHSDPNEQVQRKNMLLATKQVCKEFTDLLSQDRSPLGNSRPQPILEPGIQSCLTHFSLISHGFGTPALCAAITALQNYLTEAIKAMDKMYLNNNPNSHSDNGTKGGDKDEKHRK from the exons ATGTTAGTGCACAGTTTTTCCGCGATG GATCGTCACGACGGCACCAGCAATGGGACAGCCAGGCTACCTCAGCTGGGCAGCGTGGGCCAGAGTCCCTACACGAGCGCCCCTCCGCTCTCCCACACACCGAACTCGGACTTCCAGCCCCCGTACTTTCCTCCACCCTACCAGCCCATCTACCCGCAGTCTCAGGACCCTTACTCGCACGTCAACGACCCATACTCCCTCAACTCCCTGCACGCCCAACCGCAGCCACAGCACCCGGGCTGGCCGGGCCAGAGGCAGGGTCAGGAGAGCGGCCTGCTGCATCAGCACCGCGGCCTGCCCCACCAGTTGTGCCGGGAGTATCGCAGGGAAGTGCTCCTGCCATCCGGCCACGGCATCGAAACGGGACTGTCGGACTCTATCCCTATCCATGGAATACACCAATCTTTAGAAGACGTGCAG CCTGTTGAGGATCAAGGAATTCACATCCCCGACCAGACTGTAATTAAAAAAG GTCCAGTGTCTTTATCCAAGAACAACAACGTCTCCGCAATCCCAGTAAATAAGGACGGTCTTTTCGGAGGGGTGGTTAACCCCAATGAGGTGTTCTGCTCAGTTCCGGGTCGCCTGTCCCTGCTCAGCTCCACATCAAAGTACAAGGTCACGGTGGCAGAGGTGCAGAGACGCCTCTCGCCGCCCGAGTGCCTCAACGCCTCTCTGCTGGGCGGGGTGCTGAGGAG GGCCAAGTCTAAGAACGGAGGAAGAAGCTTAAGGGAGAAGCTGGATAAAATCGGTTTGAATCTACCTGCGGGCAGACGCAAGGCAGCCAACGTAACCTTGTTGACGTCACTAGTCGAAG GCGAAGCGGTGCATCTTGCCAGGGATTTCGGTTATGTATGCGAGACCGAGTTTCCAGCCAAGGCAGTAGCTGAATATGTAAACCGTCAGCATTCCGACCCAAACGAACAAgtccaaagaaaaaacatgCTATTGGCCACGAA GCAAGTCTGCAAAGAGTTCACAGACCTGCTGTCCCAGGACCGCTCGCCGTTGGGAAACTCGCGGCCACAGCCCATTCTTGAACCGGGAATTCAAAGCTGTTTGACCCACTTCAGTCTAATTTCGCACGGTTTCGGAACCCCTGCACTGTGCGCGGCCATCACGGCCCTGCAGAACTATTTGACCGAGGCTATCAAAGCCATGGACAAAATGTACCTCAACAACAACCCCAACAGTCACTCAGATAACGGCACTAAAGGCGGAGACAAAGACGAGAAGCAcagaaagtga
- the tmem14ca gene encoding transmembrane protein 14C isoform X2 translates to MTVDWVGYGYATLVASGGVIGYVKAGSVPSLAAGLLFGGLAGFGAYQVSNDPKNVWVSLAASGALTGIMGKRFYGSRKFMPAGLMAVASALMVGKLSLALLQKPVQS, encoded by the exons ATGACTGTGGATTGGGTAGGATATGGATACGCCACGCTTGTAGCATCTGGAGGAGTCATTGGTTACGTGAAAGCAG GCAGTGTTCCCTCCCTGGCTGCTGGGCTTCTGTTTGGGGGCCTTGCAGGTTTTGGAGCTTACCAGGTCTCAAATGATCCTAAAAATGTTTGGGTGTCACTAG CTGCATCAGGAGCACTGACTGGTATCATGGGGAAGCGGTTTTATGGATCGAGGAAGTTCATGCCAGCTGGTCTGATGGCTGTAGCAAG TGCTCTGATGGTGGGGAAGCTTAGCTTGGCGTTGCTCCAGAAACCTGTACAGTCCTGA
- the tfap2a gene encoding transcription factor AP-2-alpha isoform X1 has translation MEDSSLSESEVENKGTNGRNEPAGMPIASSAGFSPSSEDRHDGTSNGTARLPQLGSVGQSPYTSAPPLSHTPNSDFQPPYFPPPYQPIYPQSQDPYSHVNDPYSLNSLHAQPQPQHPGWPGQRQGQESGLLHQHRGLPHQLCREYRREVLLPSGHGIETGLSDSIPIHGIHQSLEDVQPVEDQGIHIPDQTVIKKGPVSLSKNNNVSAIPVNKDGLFGGVVNPNEVFCSVPGRLSLLSSTSKYKVTVAEVQRRLSPPECLNASLLGGVLRRAKSKNGGRSLREKLDKIGLNLPAGRRKAANVTLLTSLVEGEAVHLARDFGYVCETEFPAKAVAEYVNRQHSDPNEQVQRKNMLLATKQVCKEFTDLLSQDRSPLGNSRPQPILEPGIQSCLTHFSLISHGFGTPALCAAITALQNYLTEAIKAMDKMYLNNNPNSHSDNGTKGGDKDEKHRK, from the exons ATGGAGGACAGCTCGCTGTCGGAGTCTGAGGTGGAAAACAAAGGGACAAACGGTAGAAATGAGCCGGCTGGAATGCCCATAGCGTCGTCTGCTGGATTTTCACCCAGTTCAGAG GATCGTCACGACGGCACCAGCAATGGGACAGCCAGGCTACCTCAGCTGGGCAGCGTGGGCCAGAGTCCCTACACGAGCGCCCCTCCGCTCTCCCACACACCGAACTCGGACTTCCAGCCCCCGTACTTTCCTCCACCCTACCAGCCCATCTACCCGCAGTCTCAGGACCCTTACTCGCACGTCAACGACCCATACTCCCTCAACTCCCTGCACGCCCAACCGCAGCCACAGCACCCGGGCTGGCCGGGCCAGAGGCAGGGTCAGGAGAGCGGCCTGCTGCATCAGCACCGCGGCCTGCCCCACCAGTTGTGCCGGGAGTATCGCAGGGAAGTGCTCCTGCCATCCGGCCACGGCATCGAAACGGGACTGTCGGACTCTATCCCTATCCATGGAATACACCAATCTTTAGAAGACGTGCAG CCTGTTGAGGATCAAGGAATTCACATCCCCGACCAGACTGTAATTAAAAAAG GTCCAGTGTCTTTATCCAAGAACAACAACGTCTCCGCAATCCCAGTAAATAAGGACGGTCTTTTCGGAGGGGTGGTTAACCCCAATGAGGTGTTCTGCTCAGTTCCGGGTCGCCTGTCCCTGCTCAGCTCCACATCAAAGTACAAGGTCACGGTGGCAGAGGTGCAGAGACGCCTCTCGCCGCCCGAGTGCCTCAACGCCTCTCTGCTGGGCGGGGTGCTGAGGAG GGCCAAGTCTAAGAACGGAGGAAGAAGCTTAAGGGAGAAGCTGGATAAAATCGGTTTGAATCTACCTGCGGGCAGACGCAAGGCAGCCAACGTAACCTTGTTGACGTCACTAGTCGAAG GCGAAGCGGTGCATCTTGCCAGGGATTTCGGTTATGTATGCGAGACCGAGTTTCCAGCCAAGGCAGTAGCTGAATATGTAAACCGTCAGCATTCCGACCCAAACGAACAAgtccaaagaaaaaacatgCTATTGGCCACGAA GCAAGTCTGCAAAGAGTTCACAGACCTGCTGTCCCAGGACCGCTCGCCGTTGGGAAACTCGCGGCCACAGCCCATTCTTGAACCGGGAATTCAAAGCTGTTTGACCCACTTCAGTCTAATTTCGCACGGTTTCGGAACCCCTGCACTGTGCGCGGCCATCACGGCCCTGCAGAACTATTTGACCGAGGCTATCAAAGCCATGGACAAAATGTACCTCAACAACAACCCCAACAGTCACTCAGATAACGGCACTAAAGGCGGAGACAAAGACGAGAAGCAcagaaagtga
- the tmem14ca gene encoding transmembrane protein 14C isoform X1 produces the protein MFSLFLFVPLMLSNSSVLQDSHSSLSIFTPVSNMTVDWVGYGYATLVASGGVIGYVKAGSVPSLAAGLLFGGLAGFGAYQVSNDPKNVWVSLAASGALTGIMGKRFYGSRKFMPAGLMAVASALMVGKLSLALLQKPVQS, from the exons atgttttcactttttctgtTCGTTCCGTTAATGCTCAGTAACAGCTCTGTGTTGCAGGACTCGCACAGCTCCTTAAGTATTTTTACACCA GTGTCCAACATGACTGTGGATTGGGTAGGATATGGATACGCCACGCTTGTAGCATCTGGAGGAGTCATTGGTTACGTGAAAGCAG GCAGTGTTCCCTCCCTGGCTGCTGGGCTTCTGTTTGGGGGCCTTGCAGGTTTTGGAGCTTACCAGGTCTCAAATGATCCTAAAAATGTTTGGGTGTCACTAG CTGCATCAGGAGCACTGACTGGTATCATGGGGAAGCGGTTTTATGGATCGAGGAAGTTCATGCCAGCTGGTCTGATGGCTGTAGCAAG TGCTCTGATGGTGGGGAAGCTTAGCTTGGCGTTGCTCCAGAAACCTGTACAGTCCTGA
- the tfap2a gene encoding transcription factor AP-2-alpha isoform X3 produces the protein MSIMGKMMEWQDRHDGTSNGTARLPQLGSVGQSPYTSAPPLSHTPNSDFQPPYFPPPYQPIYPQSQDPYSHVNDPYSLNSLHAQPQPQHPGWPGQRQGQESGLLHQHRGLPHQLCREYRREVLLPSGHGIETGLSDSIPIHGIHQSLEDVQPVEDQGIHIPDQTVIKKGPVSLSKNNNVSAIPVNKDGLFGGVVNPNEVFCSVPGRLSLLSSTSKYKVTVAEVQRRLSPPECLNASLLGGVLRRAKSKNGGRSLREKLDKIGLNLPAGRRKAANVTLLTSLVEGEAVHLARDFGYVCETEFPAKAVAEYVNRQHSDPNEQVQRKNMLLATKQVCKEFTDLLSQDRSPLGNSRPQPILEPGIQSCLTHFSLISHGFGTPALCAAITALQNYLTEAIKAMDKMYLNNNPNSHSDNGTKGGDKDEKHRK, from the exons ATGTCAATTATGGGCAAAATGATGGAATGGCAG GATCGTCACGACGGCACCAGCAATGGGACAGCCAGGCTACCTCAGCTGGGCAGCGTGGGCCAGAGTCCCTACACGAGCGCCCCTCCGCTCTCCCACACACCGAACTCGGACTTCCAGCCCCCGTACTTTCCTCCACCCTACCAGCCCATCTACCCGCAGTCTCAGGACCCTTACTCGCACGTCAACGACCCATACTCCCTCAACTCCCTGCACGCCCAACCGCAGCCACAGCACCCGGGCTGGCCGGGCCAGAGGCAGGGTCAGGAGAGCGGCCTGCTGCATCAGCACCGCGGCCTGCCCCACCAGTTGTGCCGGGAGTATCGCAGGGAAGTGCTCCTGCCATCCGGCCACGGCATCGAAACGGGACTGTCGGACTCTATCCCTATCCATGGAATACACCAATCTTTAGAAGACGTGCAG CCTGTTGAGGATCAAGGAATTCACATCCCCGACCAGACTGTAATTAAAAAAG GTCCAGTGTCTTTATCCAAGAACAACAACGTCTCCGCAATCCCAGTAAATAAGGACGGTCTTTTCGGAGGGGTGGTTAACCCCAATGAGGTGTTCTGCTCAGTTCCGGGTCGCCTGTCCCTGCTCAGCTCCACATCAAAGTACAAGGTCACGGTGGCAGAGGTGCAGAGACGCCTCTCGCCGCCCGAGTGCCTCAACGCCTCTCTGCTGGGCGGGGTGCTGAGGAG GGCCAAGTCTAAGAACGGAGGAAGAAGCTTAAGGGAGAAGCTGGATAAAATCGGTTTGAATCTACCTGCGGGCAGACGCAAGGCAGCCAACGTAACCTTGTTGACGTCACTAGTCGAAG GCGAAGCGGTGCATCTTGCCAGGGATTTCGGTTATGTATGCGAGACCGAGTTTCCAGCCAAGGCAGTAGCTGAATATGTAAACCGTCAGCATTCCGACCCAAACGAACAAgtccaaagaaaaaacatgCTATTGGCCACGAA GCAAGTCTGCAAAGAGTTCACAGACCTGCTGTCCCAGGACCGCTCGCCGTTGGGAAACTCGCGGCCACAGCCCATTCTTGAACCGGGAATTCAAAGCTGTTTGACCCACTTCAGTCTAATTTCGCACGGTTTCGGAACCCCTGCACTGTGCGCGGCCATCACGGCCCTGCAGAACTATTTGACCGAGGCTATCAAAGCCATGGACAAAATGTACCTCAACAACAACCCCAACAGTCACTCAGATAACGGCACTAAAGGCGGAGACAAAGACGAGAAGCAcagaaagtga